A window of the Ostrea edulis chromosome 1, xbOstEdul1.1, whole genome shotgun sequence genome harbors these coding sequences:
- the LOC125663627 gene encoding uncharacterized protein LOC125663627 produces the protein MSATEMNMKSVVNSLYQFDETMNKRKTIEIKRVMRGALSTSRSTTGDNTFHINKFANKGLEQQIRVLDKAKIQCRNGINSKKRTALRKWCLVFGKQKSMNDSIKELNEVITKAIEEDGFLESRMNPEDEEKVEEEQIEELENNTEPEPVDKRSGMDPSQIRALMIKQQRGGIEIKTNEQGITSMLLPKIDFGNTNMKLENVELDPETPQAQEDIWPLKDTTWVSSYIKDQREKHDQLFTKNILKSIQIGMTKTNPLHSFRLRAKISDDPMDLLRQLTSAKTARPSTRDPLRRSAQTAGALQSHREVLTARSQISRGTETQIKLPPLIRSKTMFP, from the coding sequence ATGTCGGCTACAGAAATGAATATGAAGAGTGTGGTGAATTCTCTCTATCAGTTTGATGAAACTATGAACAAGCGAAAGACTATTGAGATAAAGCGAGTTATGAGGGGTGCTCTCAGCACGTCACGTAGCACGACAGGGGACAACACGTTCCATATCAACAAATTCGCTAATAAAGGGTTAGAACAACAGATCAGGGTCTTGGATAaagcaaaaattcaatgtcGGAACGGAATAAATTCGAAAAAGCGAACAGCACTGAGAAAATGGTGTCTTGTTTTTGGTAAACAAAAATCTATGAATGACTCCATTAAAGAACTAAATGAGGTGATAACGAAAGCGATAGAGGAAGATGGATTCCTCGAATCGAGAATGAATCCAGAAGATGAAGAAAAGGTAGAAGAGGAGCAAATAGAAGAACTGGAAAATAACACAGAACCAGAACCGGTCGATAAAAGATCCGGAATGGACCCTAGTCAAATTCGTGCTCTgatgataaaacaacaaagaggAGGAATTGAGATAAAAACAAACGAACAAGGAATTACTTCTATGCTCTTACCAAAAATTGATTTTGGAAACACAAATATGAAACTCGAAAACGTGGAGTTAGACCCAGAAACGCCACAGGCCCAGGAGGACATATGGCCTCTTAAAGACACCACCTGGGTCAGTTCTTATATAAAAGACCAGCGAGAGAAACATGACCAGCTCtttactaaaaatattttgaaaagcatacaAATTGGAATGACAAAAACAAATCCTTTACACAGCTTCCGGTTGAGAGCAAAAATTTCGGATGATCCAATGGATTTGTTAAGACAGTTAACATCAGCAAAGACAGCCCGCCCGTCGACAAGAGATCCTTTGAGGCGTAGCGCTCAAACCGCCGGTGCTTTACAAAGTCACAGGGAGGTGCTCACGGCCCGATCTCAGATCTCAAGAGGCACGGAGACACAAATAAAACTTCCACCGCTCATCCGCTCAAAAACAATGTTCCCCTAG